The following proteins come from a genomic window of Acinetobacter baumannii:
- a CDS encoding type 1 glutamine amidotransferase domain-containing protein, which yields MKKLNQIMFAMIAASAALSANAAHVLVVLSDEGQLQLKNKQVFKTGFYLNELMQPTKMLLDAGHTVTFATPKGKAPTLDESSNNAMYFNQDEKALKQYAGLLHDLKLTSAQDSPVVSLARIEQIGIDQFDAIYIPGGHAPMQDLLKDKQLGKVLTAFHKAGKPTALVCHGPIALMSALPNASEVVGQLEQGKTVKTGEWIYKNYRMTVISNQEEEQAKGLLKGGEMKFYPQTALESLGAKYQSNTKAWSPNVVLDRELITGQNPASAVLVGKSLLEKLK from the coding sequence ATGAAGAAGTTAAATCAAATAATGTTTGCAATGATTGCAGCTTCGGCAGCATTAAGTGCAAATGCCGCTCATGTATTGGTTGTATTGTCTGATGAAGGACAGTTACAGCTAAAGAATAAGCAGGTTTTTAAAACGGGCTTTTATCTTAATGAGTTGATGCAGCCTACAAAAATGCTTTTAGATGCAGGGCATACCGTAACGTTTGCCACTCCAAAGGGGAAAGCTCCAACGTTAGATGAGTCATCAAATAATGCAATGTATTTTAATCAAGATGAAAAAGCATTAAAGCAGTATGCTGGTTTATTACATGATCTAAAGTTAACTTCTGCTCAAGATTCTCCTGTTGTAAGTCTGGCGCGTATTGAGCAAATTGGTATAGATCAATTTGATGCTATTTATATTCCGGGTGGACATGCGCCTATGCAAGACCTATTAAAAGATAAACAACTTGGAAAAGTACTTACAGCTTTCCATAAAGCTGGAAAACCTACAGCTTTGGTTTGTCATGGGCCTATAGCTTTGATGTCAGCTTTACCTAATGCCTCGGAAGTAGTTGGACAACTAGAACAAGGTAAAACAGTCAAAACTGGCGAATGGATTTATAAAAATTATCGGATGACAGTAATTAGCAATCAAGAAGAAGAGCAAGCGAAGGGCTTATTAAAAGGCGGTGAGATGAAGTTCTATCCACAAACTGCATTAGAGTCACTTGGAGCAAAATATCAAAGCAATACGAAAGCTTGGTCGCCAAATGTAGTGCTGGATCGTGAACTTATTACTGGACAAAATCCAGCTTCGGCTGTTCTTGTCGGTAAATCTTTATTAGAAAAATTAAAATAA
- the pgaC gene encoding poly-beta-1,6-N-acetyl-D-glucosamine synthase has protein sequence MKVLLDILFAFAFLYPLLMAWTWMVGGLWFFFKREYHEQQLPEPSSEGCSIIIPCFNEEAQVRQTIRYALQTKYPNFEVIAVNDGSSDSTAEILDELAAQDARLRVVHLAENQGKAVALRSGVLVSKYEYLVCIDGDALLHPHAVLWLMQPFLNFPRIGAVTGNPRILNRSSILGKLQVGEFSSIIGLIKRAQRTYGRIFTVSGVIAAFRKTALVRVGFWSDDKITEDIDISWKLQMDHWDIQYIPQALCYIYMPETFKGLWKQRLRWAQGGVEVLLEYIPKMFKLRLRRMWPVMLEALVSIIWSYVMIMIFILFFVGLFVDLPQQFQINSLMPQWYGVILGGTCLVQFLVSLWIDHRYDRGRLFRNYFWVIWYPLFFWLLTLFTSVVAVPKTIFNTKKRARWVSPDRGFRGDHS, from the coding sequence ATGAAAGTATTACTCGATATTTTATTTGCTTTTGCCTTTTTATATCCGTTGTTGATGGCTTGGACATGGATGGTAGGAGGTCTCTGGTTTTTCTTTAAAAGGGAATATCATGAGCAGCAACTGCCTGAGCCATCAAGTGAAGGGTGCAGTATTATTATTCCTTGCTTTAATGAAGAAGCTCAGGTCCGACAAACGATTCGTTATGCATTACAAACAAAATATCCGAATTTTGAAGTCATTGCCGTAAATGACGGAAGTAGTGACAGCACTGCCGAAATTCTTGATGAACTGGCAGCTCAAGATGCCCGATTAAGAGTTGTGCACCTGGCAGAAAACCAAGGTAAGGCAGTGGCTTTAAGATCGGGAGTGTTAGTAAGTAAATACGAATATCTAGTTTGTATTGACGGAGATGCTTTATTACATCCTCATGCAGTACTTTGGCTTATGCAGCCTTTTTTAAATTTTCCAAGAATTGGTGCTGTAACTGGGAATCCTAGAATTTTAAATCGCTCAAGTATTCTAGGTAAATTACAAGTTGGCGAGTTCTCTTCAATTATTGGCTTGATTAAGCGCGCACAAAGAACATATGGCCGTATTTTTACAGTATCAGGCGTAATTGCAGCATTTAGAAAGACCGCTTTGGTTCGCGTGGGCTTTTGGTCTGATGACAAAATTACGGAAGATATTGATATCTCTTGGAAGCTCCAAATGGACCATTGGGATATTCAATATATTCCTCAAGCCCTTTGTTATATCTATATGCCAGAAACCTTTAAAGGCCTTTGGAAACAGCGTTTACGCTGGGCACAAGGTGGGGTAGAGGTATTATTAGAATATATTCCGAAAATGTTCAAACTGCGCTTGCGCCGTATGTGGCCGGTAATGCTCGAAGCTTTAGTTAGCATTATTTGGTCATATGTGATGATTATGATTTTTATTCTATTTTTTGTGGGATTGTTTGTGGATTTACCGCAACAATTTCAAATTAATTCACTCATGCCGCAGTGGTATGGCGTGATATTAGGTGGAACATGTCTTGTCCAATTTCTAGTAAGTTTATGGATAGACCATCGTTATGATCGTGGTCGGCTTTTTAGAAATTATTTTTGGGTAATTTGGTATCCATTATTTTTCTGGTTACTGACGTTATTTACCAGTGTTGTTGCAGTACCTAAGACTATTTTTAACACCAAAAAACGTGCTCGTTGGGTAAGCCCTGACCGAGGCTTCCGTGGAGATCATTCATGA
- a CDS encoding glycine zipper domain-containing protein has translation MKLNALLCSAVLATSMVTVAHADNTTHVAAASALGSIAGTAIGKSMGGTSGATIGAALGGAGGAAVASDRRHRTESAIGGGLGGGAGYTVGKSMGGTNGGYIGAALGAAGGSALGNKISKDRDADHSSKYWKKKHRHHRH, from the coding sequence ATGAAATTAAATGCTTTATTATGTAGTGCTGTTTTAGCTACTTCTATGGTAACTGTAGCACATGCTGACAACACAACTCATGTAGCAGCAGCTTCTGCTTTAGGTAGTATCGCTGGTACTGCAATTGGTAAAAGCATGGGTGGTACATCTGGCGCAACAATTGGTGCTGCTTTAGGTGGTGCTGGTGGTGCAGCAGTTGCAAGTGACCGTCGTCACCGTACAGAATCTGCAATTGGCGGTGGTTTAGGTGGCGGTGCAGGTTATACTGTTGGTAAAAGCATGGGTGGTACGAACGGTGGTTACATCGGTGCTGCTTTAGGTGCAGCAGGTGGTTCTGCTTTAGGTAATAAAATTTCTAAAGACCGTGATGCAGACCATTCTTCTAAGTATTGGAAGAAAAAACACCGTCATCATCGTCACTAA
- a CDS encoding NAD(P)/FAD-dependent oxidoreductase yields MSIDLKNNVAKSAIFQNTVEDFEAFTGQILPSNKLKEFDFSHLNVAIIGTDQETVTQLEKICQQAKFVTVFQITPHFILPHSQIGIHRLITHPLIAKNRRLFNNRVKSILALRFLETQVNETWLKRLLTPNTARANKTFFKSDSYYTALQRPNCKLQTWPIVKVTDTAIYSMDGTQRPVDIIIRTTP; encoded by the coding sequence ATGAGTATTGACCTTAAAAATAATGTCGCTAAATCAGCTATTTTTCAAAATACAGTTGAGGATTTTGAAGCCTTCACTGGTCAAATTCTGCCATCAAATAAACTTAAAGAATTTGATTTTTCTCATTTAAATGTAGCCATTATTGGAACGGATCAGGAGACCGTAACGCAATTAGAAAAAATCTGCCAACAGGCAAAATTTGTAACGGTATTTCAAATTACGCCTCACTTTATTTTACCTCACAGTCAAATTGGTATACATCGATTAATTACCCATCCACTTATTGCCAAGAACCGGAGGTTATTTAACAATCGTGTTAAAAGCATCTTAGCTTTACGTTTTCTTGAAACCCAAGTAAATGAAACATGGCTTAAACGACTTTTGACGCCCAATACCGCACGGGCAAATAAAACATTTTTTAAATCGGATAGCTACTATACGGCACTGCAAAGACCAAATTGCAAACTACAAACTTGGCCGATTGTAAAAGTTACCGATACAGCCATTTATAGTATGGATGGCACTCAACGACCCGTTGATATCATTATCAGAACTACACCTTAA
- a CDS encoding LLM class flavin-dependent oxidoreductase — protein sequence MRSLQDTKFSILELAPIRDDKTIEFSLRHALELAQHAEKLGYDRFWLAEHHNMDGIASSATAVLLGFIAAHTQRIRLGSGGIMLPNHAPLVVAEQFGTLATLYPDRIELGLGRAPGTDQVTMRALRRGHQETEDQFPRDVVEILQYFKTPQVGQKIIATPGQNTHVPVWLLGSSLFSAQLAAKLGLPYSFASHFAPRMLGQAIELYRENFEPSEYLDKPYVSMGVPVVVANTDEEAQFLATSAYQRVLGLIRGESLKLKPPVTSMQGLWNTAEQLSVENFYTMAQIGSVETVRSGLQKLLDTYEVDEFIFTCDVYDTAKRLDSFTQLMQVKSGN from the coding sequence ATGCGATCACTTCAAGATACTAAATTTTCAATTTTGGAGCTTGCCCCTATACGTGATGATAAAACTATTGAGTTTTCATTACGTCATGCATTAGAGCTTGCCCAACATGCAGAAAAGTTAGGTTATGACCGTTTTTGGCTTGCAGAACATCATAATATGGATGGAATTGCGAGTTCGGCAACAGCTGTTTTACTTGGTTTTATCGCGGCTCATACCCAGCGCATTCGCTTAGGTTCAGGCGGGATCATGCTGCCAAACCATGCTCCCTTAGTGGTTGCAGAACAATTCGGTACATTAGCTACTTTATATCCAGACCGTATTGAGTTAGGTTTAGGTCGCGCTCCAGGTACAGATCAGGTCACCATGCGTGCCCTACGCCGCGGACATCAGGAAACAGAAGATCAGTTCCCGAGAGATGTTGTAGAAATCTTGCAATATTTCAAAACACCTCAAGTGGGCCAAAAGATTATTGCGACACCTGGACAAAATACTCATGTACCTGTCTGGTTGTTAGGTTCAAGCTTATTTAGTGCCCAGTTGGCTGCAAAACTTGGTTTACCCTACTCATTTGCATCACATTTTGCACCACGTATGCTTGGTCAAGCCATTGAACTTTATCGTGAGAATTTCGAGCCTTCTGAATATCTAGATAAACCTTACGTTTCAATGGGTGTTCCAGTTGTCGTTGCTAATACAGATGAAGAAGCACAGTTCTTGGCAACAAGTGCTTATCAACGTGTATTAGGATTAATTCGTGGGGAAAGCCTCAAACTTAAGCCACCAGTTACATCTATGCAGGGATTATGGAACACGGCAGAACAACTTTCTGTTGAAAACTTCTATACGATGGCACAAATCGGTTCAGTTGAAACAGTACGTTCGGGTCTGCAAAAACTTCTGGACACTTATGAAGTCGATGAGTTTATTTTTACTTGTGATGTATACGACACAGCTAAACGCTTAGATAGTTTTACTCAATTAATGCAAGTAAAATCAGGCAATTAA
- a CDS encoding LysR family transcriptional regulator, producing the protein MSRQFDHLADVEVFLIVAKKLSISAAAIDLSTTPSVISRTITRLEKKLGIQFFRRTTRHLSLTEAGQLYYEKMQHAFQLIDHAERVVQGEQLQISGKIKLSVPTSYGHYRLPPLLEKFLLKYPDIQIEISISNRNVDLIAEGFDLAIRQGQLPNSTLIARPLEQAPLKLVASPAYLKRMGIPKNLEELKHHQCIAFELPSSGKITPWFLKNDNEEIQWIPTNRILVKEDIVGVVTLAESGLGICQSYDFIVNEKIQQGKLQPILNTYAGHTRPFSLLYAQHKHMSSATRALIDFLCSNDD; encoded by the coding sequence ATGTCTCGCCAATTTGACCATCTTGCCGATGTTGAAGTCTTTTTAATTGTGGCTAAAAAGCTTTCTATTAGTGCAGCTGCAATTGATTTATCTACAACGCCTTCAGTCATTAGTAGAACAATTACAAGACTCGAGAAAAAATTAGGTATACAGTTTTTTAGAAGAACTACTCGCCATTTAAGTCTGACCGAAGCAGGCCAGCTTTACTATGAAAAAATGCAACATGCTTTTCAATTAATTGACCATGCTGAACGCGTGGTTCAAGGTGAACAACTACAAATTTCTGGAAAAATTAAATTAAGTGTACCTACGTCTTATGGGCACTATCGTCTCCCCCCCTTATTAGAAAAATTTCTTTTGAAATATCCGGACATTCAAATTGAAATTAGTATTTCTAATCGAAACGTTGACTTAATTGCTGAGGGTTTTGATTTAGCCATCCGTCAAGGACAACTTCCTAACAGCACCCTTATTGCTAGGCCTTTAGAGCAAGCACCTTTAAAACTTGTTGCCTCACCTGCTTATTTGAAACGCATGGGTATTCCAAAAAATTTGGAAGAATTAAAACATCATCAATGTATTGCCTTTGAATTGCCCAGTAGCGGCAAAATAACCCCATGGTTTTTAAAAAATGATAATGAGGAAATTCAATGGATACCAACAAATCGAATTTTAGTAAAAGAGGATATTGTGGGTGTGGTAACTCTTGCTGAAAGCGGGCTAGGTATATGTCAAAGTTATGACTTTATTGTTAATGAAAAAATTCAACAAGGAAAACTACAACCTATACTTAATACATATGCAGGCCATACACGTCCTTTTTCTTTGTTATATGCGCAGCATAAACACATGTCCTCTGCTACCCGAGCTTTAATTGATTTCTTATGTTCAAATGATGACTAG
- the pgaD gene encoding poly-beta-1,6-N-acetyl-D-glucosamine biosynthesis protein PgaD yields the protein MKNDANIDVEVLDIPEYIDQPEYVKNKTANYTLQTIGWFCLMWLLFPLISLFLWIFEGHLIYDYVWVDHVSEVKTLLHLLLLIGLSALILILWASYNWLRFHGDDRRSKAPNSSVELLASQFMVSTESLSELQKSQRIILHYDEQGYLTRYDLK from the coding sequence ATGAAAAATGATGCAAATATCGACGTAGAAGTTTTAGATATACCTGAATATATTGATCAGCCTGAATATGTGAAAAATAAAACTGCAAACTATACGTTACAAACAATAGGTTGGTTTTGTTTAATGTGGCTGCTTTTTCCACTCATTTCATTATTTTTATGGATTTTTGAAGGCCACCTCATTTATGACTATGTGTGGGTAGATCATGTTTCAGAAGTGAAAACTTTATTGCATTTACTTCTGTTAATAGGTCTGAGCGCGCTCATTTTAATTTTATGGGCAAGTTATAACTGGCTTAGATTTCATGGAGATGATCGCCGCAGCAAAGCTCCGAATAGCTCTGTTGAGTTGCTGGCCTCACAATTTATGGTCAGTACCGAATCATTATCAGAATTACAAAAGTCTCAGCGCATCATCTTACATTATGATGAGCAGGGGTATTTAACTCGATATGATTTGAAATGA